TTCACCTGTTTTTGAAGGAATGCGAATGGCGTTTCAATAACCCTGACCCAAAAGTTCAATTAGCTCAGGTAAAACAACTGGTTAGAGACTATTTAGGCTGATTATCTAGGACAGCCCCAATTTAAAAGCAAAGGGTGCGCCCCCTGCGGACTCCAAGCCCTTCGCCAAAATACTCACCTCACCGGAAAGACTTGACCCCTTTTTGTTGAATTCCAGGAAGTCTTATTTTATCTCTACCAATAGTGGAGCCC
This portion of the bacterium genome encodes:
- a CDS encoding IS1595 family transposase; the encoded protein is HLFLKECEWRFNNPDPKVQLAQVKQLVRDYLG